A single window of Flavobacterium aestivum DNA harbors:
- a CDS encoding beta strand repeat-containing protein, with amino-acid sequence MKLSHTLVYSILSFFISTVAFSQDQSNTKKGTGTVSTNGASGCTNPVLPAISGGSSSVCVGGITPYFNHSNSNGVWSIVNGSGTATIYTPGMSGKSTSSLNLNGAIGGGGGGGGGGEPTGPSSVQVKGLTPGQVQVKYTVPASGLYCAGSVTQYLMVNAIPVVSITGPNAICVNATTQLSPTTGGTWTSSNPAVATVSNTGMVTGVTAGTATFTFTATGGCTSLATPAVTVNASPAVSIIGNTTVCLGSSTQFSSSTPGGSWSLMPSDREKATVNSTTGIFTGILAGSVLLYYSGNANNGCSFNVSTPITINAAGVLSPIAGSSTVCVGSTTQFLNTTSGGIWLVNDSSKATINSSTGILTGVSAGSVEVTYRVNTNGCSSTVSKLVTVNASPAVSIVGNTTVCVGSTAQFSSATSGGTWSVPPNDRERAIVSSTTGSLTGILAGSVQLYYSGNANGCPFNVSTPITIKDAGPSLSPIAGSSTVCVGSTAQFSNTISGGIWSVNDSSKATINSSTGILTGVLADPAPVEVTYRVTTNGCSLTVSKSVTVDVRPAVSITGANTICVNATTQLSAITGGTWASSNPAVATVNNAGVVTGVTAGTATFTFTATNGCTSSATPAIAVNALPSVSITESNTICINTTTQLSPTTGGTWTSSNPAVATVSNAGMVTGVTAGTATFIFTATGGCASLATSGVTVNTTPIVSITGPNAICINTTTQLSPSGGGTWVSSNPAIATVSNVGVVTGVSVGTATFTFTGAGGCISLPTSAVTVNTSPTISAITGGATKVCIGATTQFANITLGGVWSITNGTGSATIDSTGLVTALSSGTVQVNYMVDNGTCKSYATPQEITISPATTGAKIDGPDTAFIGSSYKREYRGYPLGGTWSVRNASGTATIQMLMGGTQNNEYLGMLNASTRGTVKVIYTYNDPCGSVISLEKEVTILESCTLNNPNSLIVKGLYEKLLSHLYDRVRRGDTNAQINGSTPAELIALRPYIKNSLADKIYNFNYYKYTMWPYSEGLSFSFSPGDIVNNDVQITNGGLGDYTNTYVSYNTVSKNSVSNYIPAGIDGYGGYDRVQSYAIKNIDFCPTVICAPMSGSIKTSIASPTTADSINFSFETTATNLSYKWTFKELDNLTPKGSATTPVASQTFSIPGNYRVLLFAKDGNGCEGNFYTDVIVKQTCVPIVGKIKILQASSTSVPVVLPIELFRYEGSWQANDESNNPQVNSWVDYLDINGVQKRVIVGPIENGCKEIMASKIVATNGVENCVACQDFEYAPKNGVCSQVEFIDCSGAHQTIFIGQPTVIEAKRIVSSTPVGCDSTDPSPTDPPAEN; translated from the coding sequence ATGAAATTATCTCATACATTAGTTTATAGTATTTTAAGTTTTTTTATATCTACAGTTGCATTTTCTCAAGATCAGAGTAATACAAAGAAAGGTACAGGAACCGTTTCGACAAATGGAGCATCAGGGTGTACCAATCCAGTTCTCCCAGCAATAAGTGGCGGTTCTTCATCAGTTTGTGTTGGTGGAATTACACCATATTTTAATCATTCCAATAGTAATGGTGTTTGGTCAATTGTTAATGGATCAGGAACTGCTACTATATACACACCAGGCATGAGTGGGAAGAGTACTTCTAGCTTGAATTTGAATGGTGCTATAGGCGGCGGCGGCGGAGGTGGTGGCGGCGGTGAGCCTACAGGGCCATCAAGTGTGCAAGTGAAAGGATTAACACCTGGACAAGTTCAGGTTAAATATACAGTTCCAGCATCAGGACTTTATTGTGCTGGTAGTGTTACTCAATATTTAATGGTTAATGCCATTCCAGTAGTAAGTATAACAGGACCAAATGCAATTTGTGTCAATGCAACAACACAATTATCTCCAACTACAGGAGGCACTTGGACGAGTAGTAATCCAGCAGTAGCCACGGTAAGTAATACCGGTATGGTAACGGGAGTTACTGCAGGAACAGCAACCTTTACCTTTACAGCAACGGGTGGTTGCACATCATTGGCAACACCAGCAGTAACGGTTAATGCTAGTCCAGCAGTAAGTATAATAGGAAATACCACTGTGTGTCTTGGTTCTTCAACACAATTTTCAAGCTCAACACCGGGAGGTAGTTGGAGTCTTATGCCTAGTGACAGGGAAAAAGCAACAGTAAACAGTACTACAGGTATTTTTACAGGGATATTGGCTGGTTCAGTTCTACTATACTATTCAGGTAATGCTAATAATGGCTGTTCCTTCAATGTATCTACGCCTATTACCATAAATGCTGCGGGAGTATTGTCCCCAATAGCAGGATCTTCCACGGTATGTGTGGGGTCCACAACACAATTTTTAAATACAACGTCAGGAGGTATTTGGTTAGTAAATGATAGTAGTAAAGCAACAATAAACAGCAGTACTGGTATTCTTACAGGTGTGTCGGCAGGTTCAGTTGAAGTTACATATAGAGTTAACACTAATGGTTGTTCTTCAACAGTATCTAAGTTAGTAACGGTTAATGCTAGTCCAGCAGTAAGTATAGTAGGAAATACCACGGTATGCGTTGGTTCTACAGCACAATTTTCAAGCGCTACATCAGGAGGTACTTGGAGTGTTCCTCCTAATGATAGGGAAAGAGCAATAGTAAGCAGTACTACAGGTAGCCTTACAGGAATATTGGCTGGTTCAGTTCAACTATACTATTCAGGTAATGCTAATGGCTGTCCCTTCAATGTATCTACGCCTATTACTATAAAAGATGCCGGACCATCATTGTCCCCAATAGCAGGATCTTCTACGGTATGTGTGGGTTCTACGGCACAATTTTCAAATACAATATCAGGAGGTATTTGGTCAGTAAATGATAGTAGTAAAGCAACAATAAACAGTAGTACAGGTATTCTTACAGGTGTGTTGGCAGATCCAGCTCCAGTTGAAGTTACATATAGAGTTACTACTAATGGTTGTTCATTAACGGTATCTAAGTCTGTTACGGTTGATGTTAGACCAGCTGTAAGCATAACAGGAGCAAACACTATTTGTGTCAATGCAACAACACAATTATCTGCCATAACAGGTGGGACTTGGGCAAGTAGTAATCCAGCTGTAGCTACGGTAAACAATGCCGGTGTGGTAACAGGGGTTACTGCCGGAACGGCAACTTTTACCTTCACAGCAACAAATGGTTGTACATCATCGGCAACACCAGCAATAGCGGTAAATGCTTTACCTTCGGTAAGTATTACAGAATCAAATACAATCTGTATTAATACAACAACACAATTGTCTCCAACTACAGGAGGCACATGGACAAGCAGTAATCCAGCTGTAGCGACGGTAAGCAATGCGGGTATGGTAACAGGAGTTACTGCCGGAACGGCAACTTTTATCTTCACAGCAACGGGTGGTTGTGCATCATTAGCGACATCCGGAGTGACGGTTAATACTACTCCAATAGTGAGTATAACAGGACCAAACGCAATTTGTATCAATACTACAACACAATTATCCCCATCAGGAGGAGGGACATGGGTAAGTAGTAATCCAGCTATAGCCACGGTAAGTAATGTGGGTGTGGTAACAGGAGTTTCGGTTGGGACGGCTACTTTTACCTTTACTGGAGCAGGAGGATGTATCTCATTACCAACTTCTGCTGTAACAGTTAATACTAGTCCAACGATAAGCGCAATAACTGGTGGTGCTACTAAGGTATGTATTGGGGCAACAACACAATTTGCTAATATTACATTAGGTGGTGTTTGGTCTATTACAAATGGAACAGGTAGTGCCACTATTGATAGTACTGGTTTAGTAACTGCTCTATCCTCAGGAACTGTACAGGTAAACTATATGGTAGACAATGGTACTTGCAAAAGTTATGCAACCCCTCAAGAAATTACAATTAGCCCTGCAACAACTGGGGCCAAAATAGATGGACCTGATACTGCTTTTATTGGCAGTAGTTATAAAAGAGAATATAGAGGTTATCCATTAGGTGGTACATGGTCTGTAAGGAATGCATCAGGTACAGCAACTATACAAATGCTTATGGGAGGGACACAAAATAATGAATATCTCGGAATGTTAAACGCTAGTACTAGAGGTACTGTAAAAGTAATCTATACTTATAATGATCCTTGTGGTTCCGTTATTTCTTTAGAAAAAGAGGTAACTATTTTAGAGTCTTGTACATTAAACAATCCTAACTCTTTAATTGTAAAAGGGCTGTATGAAAAATTACTGTCGCATTTGTATGATAGAGTTAGAAGAGGAGACACTAATGCCCAGATTAATGGCAGTACACCAGCAGAGTTGATTGCTCTTAGACCTTATATAAAGAATAGCCTTGCTGACAAAATATATAATTTTAATTATTATAAGTATACAATGTGGCCATATTCGGAAGGATTATCTTTTTCTTTTTCACCAGGGGACATTGTAAATAATGATGTTCAGATAACGAATGGAGGTCTAGGAGATTATACGAATACCTATGTTTCATATAACACAGTTTCTAAAAATAGTGTTTCTAATTATATACCTGCTGGTATTGATGGGTATGGAGGATATGATAGAGTACAATCTTATGCGATAAAAAATATAGATTTTTGCCCAACTGTCATCTGTGCTCCAATGTCAGGAAGTATAAAAACATCTATTGCGAGTCCAACAACTGCTGATAGTATTAATTTTTCATTCGAGACCACTGCGACTAATTTAAGTTATAAATGGACTTTTAAGGAATTAGATAATCTTACTCCAAAAGGTAGTGCAACAACTCCAGTAGCATCACAAACGTTTAGCATTCCAGGAAATTATCGCGTACTTCTTTTTGCTAAAGACGGCAATGGCTGTGAGGGCAATTTTTATACAGATGTAATTGTAAAACAAACGTGTGTGCCAATTGTAGGGAAAATTAAAATTCTTCAGGCATCATCAACATCGGTGCCAGTTGTTTTGCCAATAGAATTATTTAGATATGAAGGGTCTTGGCAGGCTAATGATGAGAGTAATAATCCACAAGTAAATTCATGGGTAGATTATTTAGATATCAATGGTGTACAGAAAAGAGTTATCGTAGGTCCAATCGAAAATGGCTGTAAAGAGATTATGGCATCAAAAATTGTAGCTACCAATGGTGTAGAAAATTGTGTTGCATGTCAGGATTTTGAATACGCTCCAAAAAATGGAGTATGTAGTCAGGTTGAATTTATAGATTGTTCAGGTGCACATCAGACTATTTTTATTGGTCAGCCAACAGTGATTGAAGCCAAAAGAATTGTATCAAGCACTCCAGTAGGATGTGATTCTACTGACCCTTCACCAACAGATCCACCAGCTGAGAATTAA
- a CDS encoding leucine-rich repeat domain-containing protein produces the protein MTNVFKIKKYLILTIGMVLCSLATFAQELTDQEIGYDVTRITQRLKEKGLSDSIIKKEIALYIYENENLKGKPIVHNLIADKENIIKNKTSKVLVSVPKSERDALIALYYATDGPNWPSTLSGVKAWPVNDPGAEVTGDWSGVSIYNGHVIGLQLVSLNGSIPDLSALQNINALWLTGALSGTLDGLKNLKNLSVLRIGYDQLSPCIFESILPISNLDNLSEMAFNCSFNIKSIPIEFDKLVNLKKIELRSDINQGLSTLGNLKSLTHILLQCNFSGSLPSNFSNLTNLEFISMFNNKIDDISILSNLTRLKYFDFAGNKISVIPSDFNRLTNLLYIDLFNNNIKGDFPIYFKNLQLINLNIGYNHEIGGPIPPLNFTNQDYSYIIAGSGRAFSSMFDYRNLFITENKFRFIDFANEYQYYKSNTKTFHYNYQSKTDEKKVITASVGGTVTLTMCEDGRYIKNVDTFQWYKGVYPNGVLINDDKAKARQYTISNLTVANAGNYYCLSKNPEITTPEENLILQREPITLNVVNCNTVAGTLKASNDNPTVGANTTFSLEPVATGLTYKWIFYNDANGTTVKDDSQTSATASQSYSIAGNYLVRLEVKDANGCMTTFNKFIEVKNYCNRKPISFAFETTDTNLNYTWTTTNAAGVVVSEVSNTTGLYTYTPTLVGNYVVELIATGEGKCKKVLSEPITVVSCDPVLPVCENHIAIVVDESGSVDETEAKKIRAQLKSFIKEQAKVNEEGLGNMYITLIGMSDSDADTRADKIMEQKVTSADLSSTGNINSWIDNYGRRFGKLGISAGSDYWKSGLDAVANSPFRIKPKLVLLITDGCQTANPVELKKTMEKFDNYQNSTDTSLNKPHLYVVGIDNGFYVDNPVTTKILARNEDPNYVPSIQKSSLTSKNSATLSKSLQYLFNYQDNAFPIERINGFDSASYFGHKDFTLLTQEPYYFSDNIVVAGVGCGKESKKEYCANCLSFQPEVGGEYLLSAWVKEETNIQVKNYENSEINIVFYNNPQALDPDPKDPNAPKQIISTVVLKPKGDIIDGWQRISGRFVIPNNTITAGVVLDNKNVGIPVYFDDLRIHPVEGSVKTFVYDPETFKLMSELDENNYSTFYEYDNEGGLVRVKKETAKGVKTIQETRSGNAIEAN, from the coding sequence ATGACAAACGTTTTTAAAATAAAAAAATACTTGATACTTACTATTGGTATGGTACTTTGTTCATTGGCAACTTTTGCGCAGGAATTAACGGATCAGGAAATTGGGTATGATGTAACTAGAATAACTCAACGATTGAAAGAGAAAGGGCTTTCAGATAGTATTATAAAAAAAGAAATCGCATTGTACATTTATGAAAATGAGAATTTAAAAGGAAAACCGATAGTTCATAATTTAATAGCTGATAAAGAAAATATAATCAAAAATAAGACAAGTAAAGTTCTAGTAAGTGTTCCTAAATCTGAAAGAGATGCTTTAATTGCTTTATACTACGCTACTGATGGTCCAAATTGGCCTAGTACTCTTAGTGGGGTTAAAGCATGGCCTGTTAATGATCCTGGTGCAGAAGTGACAGGTGATTGGAGTGGTGTGTCTATTTACAATGGACATGTTATTGGTTTACAATTAGTTTCTTTAAATGGTTCAATTCCAGATTTATCTGCTTTACAAAATATCAACGCATTATGGTTAACAGGGGCCTTAAGTGGAACATTAGATGGATTGAAAAATTTAAAAAATCTTTCAGTACTGAGAATTGGTTACGATCAACTTAGTCCTTGCATCTTTGAGAGCATATTACCTATTAGTAATTTAGATAATTTGAGTGAAATGGCATTTAATTGCTCTTTTAATATAAAAAGTATTCCAATAGAGTTTGATAAATTAGTTAATCTTAAAAAAATAGAGTTAAGATCAGATATTAATCAAGGTTTAAGCACATTAGGTAACCTGAAAAGTTTAACTCATATTTTGTTGCAATGTAATTTTTCAGGTTCATTGCCAAGTAATTTTTCTAATTTGACAAACTTAGAATTTATTAGCATGTTCAACAATAAAATTGATGATATTTCAATTTTGTCTAATCTGACTAGACTAAAATATTTCGATTTTGCAGGAAATAAGATAAGTGTTATCCCTTCAGATTTTAATAGATTGACCAATTTATTATATATAGATTTGTTTAATAATAATATAAAAGGTGATTTTCCTATATATTTTAAAAATCTTCAGTTAATTAATCTAAATATTGGATATAATCATGAAATTGGAGGGCCAATACCTCCATTAAATTTTACTAATCAAGATTATTCATATATTATTGCAGGTTCAGGTCGTGCCTTTTCTAGTATGTTTGATTACAGAAATCTTTTTATTACAGAAAATAAATTTAGGTTTATAGATTTTGCAAATGAATATCAGTACTATAAAAGTAACACAAAAACTTTTCATTATAATTACCAATCCAAGACTGATGAAAAAAAAGTAATTACAGCTTCCGTTGGAGGTACAGTGACTTTAACGATGTGTGAAGATGGTAGGTATATTAAAAATGTTGATACATTTCAATGGTATAAAGGTGTATATCCAAACGGTGTTCTTATCAATGATGATAAAGCTAAAGCTAGACAATATACTATATCAAATCTAACAGTTGCAAATGCAGGAAACTACTATTGTTTATCAAAAAATCCAGAAATAACAACTCCAGAAGAAAATCTTATATTGCAGAGAGAGCCGATTACTTTAAATGTTGTCAATTGCAACACGGTAGCAGGAACTCTCAAAGCGTCTAATGATAATCCAACTGTGGGTGCTAATACTACATTTTCTTTAGAACCGGTAGCTACTGGCTTAACCTATAAATGGATATTCTACAACGATGCAAACGGAACTACTGTAAAAGATGACAGTCAAACTTCGGCAACAGCTTCGCAATCTTATAGTATTGCTGGAAACTATTTAGTAAGACTAGAAGTAAAAGATGCAAATGGATGTATGACAACATTTAATAAATTTATTGAAGTTAAAAATTATTGCAACAGAAAACCCATCAGTTTTGCATTTGAGACCACAGATACGAACCTCAATTATACTTGGACCACTACAAATGCTGCAGGAGTTGTTGTGAGTGAAGTGAGCAATACTACAGGTTTGTATACCTATACACCAACTCTTGTAGGGAATTATGTTGTAGAATTGATCGCAACTGGAGAGGGTAAATGCAAAAAAGTATTATCAGAACCCATAACTGTAGTTTCCTGTGATCCTGTATTGCCTGTTTGTGAGAATCACATTGCTATAGTAGTAGACGAATCAGGATCTGTGGATGAGACAGAAGCTAAAAAGATAAGAGCCCAGTTAAAATCTTTTATCAAGGAACAAGCAAAAGTAAATGAAGAAGGATTAGGCAATATGTATATTACCTTAATAGGAATGTCAGATTCTGACGCTGATACACGAGCGGACAAAATAATGGAGCAAAAAGTTACTTCTGCAGATTTGAGTAGTACAGGTAACATAAATAGTTGGATAGATAATTATGGCAGACGATTTGGTAAGCTAGGAATTAGTGCAGGATCAGATTATTGGAAAAGTGGTTTAGATGCAGTAGCCAATTCACCTTTTAGAATAAAGCCCAAATTAGTTCTCTTAATTACAGATGGTTGTCAAACAGCGAATCCTGTAGAATTAAAGAAAACAATGGAGAAATTTGATAATTATCAAAACTCAACAGATACGAGTCTTAATAAGCCCCATTTATATGTAGTGGGAATTGATAATGGTTTTTATGTTGATAATCCTGTTACCACTAAGATACTGGCGCGTAATGAAGACCCTAATTATGTGCCTTCGATTCAAAAAAGTAGCCTAACTTCAAAAAATTCAGCCACTTTAAGTAAATCTTTGCAGTACTTGTTTAATTATCAGGATAATGCTTTTCCAATAGAAAGGATTAATGGTTTTGATAGCGCTTCTTATTTTGGACATAAAGACTTTACGTTATTGACGCAAGAGCCTTATTATTTTTCAGATAATATAGTAGTTGCAGGAGTAGGATGTGGTAAGGAGTCCAAAAAAGAATATTGTGCGAATTGTTTGTCTTTTCAACCAGAAGTTGGTGGTGAGTATTTGTTGAGTGCTTGGGTAAAAGAAGAAACCAATATTCAGGTAAAAAACTATGAGAATTCAGAAATTAATATAGTGTTTTACAATAATCCACAGGCATTAGATCCAGACCCAAAAGATCCGAATGCTCCCAAACAGATTATCTCAACTGTTGTCTTAAAACCAAAAGGAGATATTATAGATGGTTGGCAAAGGATTTCAGGAAGGTTTGTTATACCAAACAATACAATCACGGCTGGTGTGGTATTAGATAATAAGAATGTTGGTATCCCGGTTTATTTCGATGATTTAAGAATTCATCCGGTAGAAGGAAGTGTTAAAACTTTTGTATACGATCCTGAAACATTCAAACTGATGTCAGAGTTAGACGAGAACAATTATAGTACTTTTTATGAGTATGATAATGAAGGAGGATTAGTCCGGGTTAAGAAGGAAACAGCCAAGGGAGTCAAGACCATTCAGGAAACACGCTCTGGTAACGCAATAGAAGCAAATTAA